Proteins from a single region of Rhipicephalus sanguineus isolate Rsan-2018 chromosome 5, BIME_Rsan_1.4, whole genome shotgun sequence:
- the LOC119394718 gene encoding uncharacterized protein LOC119394718 produces the protein MASEISRRSAEAMPRRRARPALDKLTIPSSRHPRHVDTIRVPIRPQAGPPGPFRNPKRRGAALTLTRRACTSVMQRLAEPSVPPTTNDAPPVSPASCCATAAAVPTLSLSGNVSRPTPTTVDQPAAFPNSVHAPATCNAGSVIETPSSTTLPPDPKSVNTASASQSAAHDAVPTGSSPGILKENSLCADKSVLKSGVPLVPTVLPSTIAADDSSTEMDFAASQGNEDNTSYPEGSWNTVRANRKPASTARPRTELITVGIQLPPGTLTPKLPLYDLLASIIAAANLSPKTSAEVTLQAKPAQSLVFLKTHSPLTAHLLLSLTNMELNGKPITIKPYAPNPPISCLGVIHNGTVLTNALSTALRPSAAAVQRFCPQILLLTFVPNPGVSIAKSILIHLSTPPALSSLLSSGSVPKPLFSVAQPCAEPPSHARPPLRRMNSVHPPQHPPRDPTPLK, from the exons cggcggagCGCCGAGGCCATGCCCCGACGCAG GGCCCGCCCGGCTCTGGACAAGCTCACTATTCCTTCTAGTAGGCATCCACGACACGTGGACACCATACGAGTACCGATCCGACCCCAGGCTGGCCCTCCAGGCCCCTTCAGAAATCCGAAGCGGCGCGGCGCCGCGCTAACCCTAACGCGCCGCGCCTGCACCTCCGTAATGCAGCGTCTCGCCGAGCCCTCGGTACCACCGACAACAAATGATGCCCCACCGGTAAGCCCAGCCTCCTGTTGTGCCACTGCCGCTGCCGTACCTACGCTGTCATTGTCTGGCAACGTCAGCAGGCCCACGCCGACAACCGTCGATCAACCGGCAGCGTTCCCCAACAGCGTGCACGCTCCAGCAACGTGCAACGCTGGAAGCGTCATTGAGACTCCCAGCTCAACCACGCTACCTCCGGATCCCAAGAGCGTCAATACTGCGTCGGCGTCGCAGTCGGCCGCGCATGATGCTGTTCCCACCGGATCTTCGCCTGGAATACTCAAAGAAAATTCTCTGTGTGCCGACAAGTCCGTTTTGAAGAGCGGCGTTCCTCTCGTCCCCACAGTTTTGCCCTCCACTATTGCGGCCGACGACTCTTCGACAGAAATGGACTTCGCGGCATCCCAAGGAAACGAAGATAATACCTCATACCCTGAAGGCAGCTGGAACACCGTGAGGGCCAACCGGAAACCTGCTTCGACCGCCCGACCTCGCACCGAGCTCATCACCGTCGGTATCCAACTTCCACCCGGGACACTCACGCCCAAACTACCTCTATACGACTTGCTTGCTTCCATCATCGCCGCCGCAAACCTCTCGCCCAAGACCAGCGCGGAAGTCACCCTTCAGGCCAAACCAGCTCAGAGCCTTGTGTTCCTGAAAACACACTCCCCTCTCACTGCCCacctcctcctctctcttacGAATATGGAACTTAACGGTAAGCCGATCACCATCAAGCCATATGCACCCAATCCTCCCATCTCATGCCTCGGCGTCATACACAAC GGCACCGTGCTCACCAATGCCCTCAGCACAGCGTTGCGGCCAAGTGCCGCCGCTGTGCAGCGATTCTGCCCGCAGATCCTGCTGCTCACGTTTGTGCCCAACCCTGGTGTATCCATTGCCAAGTCAATACTCATTCATCTCTCGACTCCACCTGCCCTTTCCTCCTTGCTAAGCAGCGGGAGTGTGCCAAAGCCGCTTTTCTCCGTCGCACAGCCTTGCGCCGAACCACCCAGCCATGCCCGCCCTCCTCTTCGACGCATGAATTCCGTTCACCCCCCGCAACATCCACCCCGGGATCCTACGCCGCTAAAGTGA